One genomic region from Kamptonema formosum PCC 6407 encodes:
- a CDS encoding metallophosphoesterase family protein — MRLIHTADWHLGRRFRGIDRTPEIASALDQLLKQAITLEVDAVLIAGDIFDVPNPPAYAERIAYKFFCGLQEAGIPAIAIAGNHDSASRTDSIAQLLAHVGVRALGKPRRAADGGTIILNTNSGKLCVGAMPFASEQRLLDADAFWHKDDVDRRSSYRELVADLLEDLTSNFRDNTVNILMGHLSIDGARLAKSEAPYYTRDKYLLSPQTLPPEAQYIALGHIHIHQRIAKNSPAYYSGSLIQLDFGEAEQEKGFVLIELEPGSAAKVEFKPLICQRPLKVLKCNSENLDKTLEANQYHPGFLKVIVQMQSPELGLADRVRQICSQALLVEPRYPELQQESLAEVTNIDPNKFDPLEEFCNYYQNKLGTTPKPAVLEEFEKLYNQLLTVNC; from the coding sequence ATGCGACTAATTCATACCGCCGACTGGCATCTCGGACGACGTTTTAGAGGTATTGACCGCACCCCGGAAATTGCCTCTGCTTTAGATCAACTGCTCAAACAAGCAATAACCTTAGAAGTGGATGCCGTTCTGATCGCTGGCGATATTTTCGACGTTCCCAATCCGCCAGCTTATGCTGAACGCATTGCTTATAAATTTTTCTGCGGATTGCAAGAAGCTGGTATTCCCGCGATCGCGATCGCAGGCAATCATGACTCCGCCTCGCGCACCGATAGTATCGCTCAATTGCTTGCCCATGTTGGCGTTCGTGCTTTGGGAAAACCCCGCCGCGCGGCAGATGGTGGCACAATTATTCTGAATACAAATAGCGGTAAACTCTGTGTGGGAGCCATGCCTTTTGCATCAGAACAAAGGCTTTTAGATGCTGATGCTTTCTGGCACAAAGATGATGTCGATCGCCGCTCTAGTTACCGAGAACTTGTTGCCGATCTCCTAGAAGATTTAACCAGCAATTTTCGGGATAATACTGTTAATATCCTCATGGGACATCTTAGCATTGATGGGGCTAGATTAGCTAAATCAGAAGCACCCTATTATACGCGAGATAAATATCTGCTTTCACCGCAAACTTTACCGCCAGAAGCTCAATATATTGCCCTGGGACACATCCACATTCACCAACGCATAGCTAAAAATTCTCCTGCTTATTATTCAGGTTCTTTGATTCAGTTAGACTTTGGAGAAGCCGAGCAAGAAAAGGGATTTGTTTTGATTGAATTAGAGCCGGGAAGTGCCGCCAAAGTAGAATTTAAACCCTTAATTTGCCAGAGACCATTAAAAGTGCTTAAATGTAATAGTGAAAACTTAGATAAAACTTTAGAAGCAAATCAATATCACCCCGGATTTTTGAAGGTAATTGTACAAATGCAGAGTCCTGAACTGGGACTAGCTGATAGAGTGCGCCAAATTTGTTCGCAAGCGCTGCTAGTGGAACCGCGGTATCCAGAATTACAGCAAGAAAGCCTGGCGGAAGTAACTAATATAGACCCAAATAAATTCGATCCGCTAGAAGAGTTTTGCAACTATTATCAGAACAAATTGGGAACAACACCAAAGCCAGCAGTCTTGGAGGAATTTGAAAAATTGTATAATCAACTGTTAACTGTTAACTGTTAA
- a CDS encoding AAA family ATPase: MRPIELYLEGFTSFRREQRLDFSELDLFAITGATGAGKSSLLDAMTYALFGTTIRSGKQIGDLVSQGSETLKVKLHFSVGNAQYRVTRRWRYRPKTPENKVLLEAFQNGEWETIETSIDAAKKTIEQVLGMDFDTFTRVIVLPQGKFDEFLKGDTAKRREILRQLAGFEIFEQMRKRANELAKLLKDEREMVERQLAELNAPAAEEVQEKRLHLISLEQELPTLNQAVMTAQKMLDEEEILFNQIIRLRDLHAELTTLNAKSSDIETFVQRLERAQIANHLQGDWVLVKEARNQCVTAQNAAQLAQKRLIEARSQLAVQQQQLDAARAKQEAIAPQLKAREDALAAGKIYEEQRSQLEREVAIAQNTQQEKFRSLKALEKDLQAANSKIQGAGFQVAQATALLSQLSPGGKRLELLNQISPLLMEFQLIEKQAKTEQKQLAKAEQDWQIAQQNYVETTLQLEVAEVSLKKCQFDLETAEAVNVESARLDRVAAVRMSLNAGDICPVCGGVHPESDRLPPLPESNIIDVAPLRSRFATAQQVFQQAQITTTEAKTALSGHQQKQLELAQTLKLTQNKLVELQQQVYRVLETSQWQAEELERELAILKESDRKYREVEQHWQQVSIEFDKAQQAFQFAEATYLGKQAENKDAIAEVNRRQEQLKEVATKLYEITENQPYSTLAKALEKDKQNLNELLKAADNSYQTANNNVIQAVERYQQATDVNEQALAKNEQLNIAWESKLKTSNFTEETFIAAGADAKQQSAWETAIRKHRDAKIQLETRLKDLSDIIGAKTTDEITLTQLRTAKITAEQKFKQANDSRAELLAWIQVAEQNLEQSERMSTQITTLTEHEQTYHTLAQNLKTNEFQAYILEHLEAELVASATLILQELTETRYALKIQDGEYWVEDNWNGGELRRVRTLSGGETFATSLSMALALSEKLSQGAQLGSLFLDEGFGTLDAETLESVTQILESLRQQDRLIGVITHVRGLGERLPTQIKVYKSPQGSKIEIEKV; this comes from the coding sequence ATGCGACCAATTGAACTTTATTTAGAAGGATTTACTAGCTTTCGCCGCGAACAGCGTTTAGATTTTTCTGAACTCGATTTATTTGCCATTACGGGTGCAACAGGTGCGGGAAAATCTTCCCTGCTTGATGCCATGACTTACGCTCTTTTCGGTACTACAATTCGCAGTGGAAAACAAATAGGCGATCTAGTAAGTCAAGGGAGCGAAACTTTAAAAGTTAAGTTGCACTTTTCAGTAGGTAATGCACAGTATCGGGTGACGCGGAGGTGGCGATACCGCCCGAAAACTCCTGAAAATAAGGTACTGTTAGAAGCTTTTCAAAATGGTGAATGGGAGACTATAGAAACTAGCATTGATGCTGCTAAAAAAACTATTGAACAGGTTTTAGGGATGGATTTTGACACTTTCACGCGGGTGATAGTGTTGCCACAAGGTAAGTTTGATGAATTTCTTAAAGGCGACACGGCAAAACGCCGGGAAATTCTGCGCCAGCTAGCTGGATTTGAGATTTTTGAGCAGATGCGGAAGCGGGCAAATGAACTAGCTAAGTTACTTAAAGATGAACGAGAAATGGTGGAACGCCAACTGGCTGAATTAAATGCACCAGCGGCGGAAGAAGTACAAGAAAAGCGATTACATCTGATTAGTTTGGAGCAAGAATTACCGACTCTTAATCAAGCGGTTATGACTGCTCAGAAGATGTTAGACGAAGAAGAAATTTTATTTAATCAAATCATTCGCCTCAGAGATTTACACGCAGAATTAACTACTTTGAATGCTAAATCATCTGATATCGAAACTTTTGTACAACGGTTAGAAAGAGCGCAAATTGCTAATCATTTACAGGGAGACTGGGTTTTAGTTAAAGAAGCGCGAAACCAATGCGTAACCGCCCAAAATGCTGCACAGTTAGCCCAAAAGCGATTAATTGAAGCGCGATCGCAGTTGGCGGTACAGCAGCAGCAACTTGACGCAGCGAGAGCGAAGCAGGAAGCGATCGCGCCTCAACTCAAAGCTCGTGAAGATGCTCTCGCTGCTGGTAAAATATATGAAGAGCAGCGATCTCAACTGGAAAGAGAAGTCGCGATCGCCCAAAATACTCAACAGGAAAAATTTCGCTCTTTAAAGGCACTAGAGAAAGACTTGCAAGCTGCTAATAGCAAAATTCAGGGTGCTGGTTTTCAAGTCGCACAAGCAACAGCGTTGCTTTCACAGCTTTCCCCTGGAGGCAAACGTTTAGAGCTATTGAATCAAATTTCACCCTTATTGATGGAATTTCAGCTAATAGAAAAACAGGCGAAAACTGAGCAAAAGCAGTTAGCAAAAGCCGAGCAAGATTGGCAAATAGCCCAACAAAATTATGTGGAAACTACCTTACAGTTGGAAGTAGCGGAAGTATCCCTGAAAAAATGCCAATTCGACTTAGAAACGGCAGAAGCAGTTAATGTTGAATCGGCGCGTTTAGATCGTGTTGCTGCGGTGCGAATGTCGCTCAATGCTGGCGATATTTGCCCCGTATGCGGGGGCGTGCATCCAGAGAGCGATCGCCTCCCACCATTGCCGGAATCTAATATTATAGATGTAGCCCCTTTGCGATCGCGCTTTGCTACTGCTCAACAAGTATTTCAACAAGCTCAAATTACCACAACCGAAGCAAAAACAGCACTTTCTGGACATCAGCAGAAACAATTAGAACTTGCTCAGACGTTAAAATTAACACAGAATAAACTTGTTGAATTGCAGCAACAAGTTTATCGAGTTTTAGAAACTTCTCAATGGCAAGCGGAGGAATTAGAGCGAGAATTAGCAATACTTAAAGAGAGCGATCGCAAGTACCGGGAAGTCGAGCAACACTGGCAACAGGTATCAATTGAATTTGATAAAGCTCAACAAGCGTTCCAGTTTGCAGAAGCTACTTATTTAGGGAAACAAGCAGAAAATAAAGACGCGATCGCAGAAGTTAATCGCCGCCAAGAGCAGTTAAAAGAGGTGGCAACTAAACTCTATGAAATCACCGAAAATCAACCTTATTCTACTTTAGCAAAAGCTTTAGAAAAAGACAAGCAAAACTTAAATGAACTGCTGAAAGCTGCCGATAATTCTTATCAAACTGCCAATAACAATGTCATTCAAGCAGTAGAAAGATACCAACAAGCCACAGATGTTAATGAGCAAGCACTAGCTAAAAATGAACAGCTAAATATTGCCTGGGAGTCTAAACTCAAAACCTCTAATTTCACAGAGGAGACATTTATAGCAGCGGGTGCTGACGCTAAACAACAATCCGCATGGGAAACAGCTATTCGCAAACACCGCGACGCAAAAATTCAGCTAGAAACGCGGCTCAAAGATTTAAGCGATATTATCGGTGCAAAAACCACCGATGAAATAACATTGACACAACTACGAACTGCCAAAATTACTGCTGAACAAAAGTTTAAACAAGCTAACGATAGCCGTGCAGAATTATTAGCCTGGATTCAGGTAGCAGAACAGAATTTAGAGCAATCGGAAAGGATGTCAACCCAAATTACAACTTTAACAGAACACGAACAAACTTATCATACCTTAGCTCAGAATCTCAAAACTAATGAATTTCAAGCTTATATTTTAGAACATTTGGAAGCAGAATTAGTTGCCAGCGCTACATTAATTTTGCAAGAACTAACAGAAACTCGCTATGCTCTTAAAATTCAAGATGGCGAGTATTGGGTTGAAGATAACTGGAATGGCGGCGAACTTAGGCGCGTGCGAACTCTTTCCGGTGGTGAAACTTTTGCTACTTCTTTATCGATGGCTTTAGCTTTGTCAGAAAAGCTATCCCAAGGCGCTCAATTAGGTAGCTTATTCCTAGATGAAGGGTTTGGTACTTTGGATGCAGAAACCTTGGAAAGCGTTACTCAAATTTTGGAATCTTTGCGCCAGCAAGATCGTTTAATTGGAGTTATTACCCACGTTCGAGGATTGGGAGAGCGATTGCCTACACAAATTAAGGTTTATAAATCTCCCCAAGGTTCTAAAATAGAAATTGAAAAAGTTTAA
- a CDS encoding nSTAND1 domain-containing NTPase — MEFKRSLAIVIGINDYQNGISPLRTATNDAKELARILKEDHNYDVKLLLDTEVTREKLQILLLETLPKEVGENDRILFYFAGHGIALDNDDGPAGYVIPQDAQPGDSSTFVPMQQVHDAIASLPCRHLLAILDCCFAGAFRWAATRDLLAHPEVIHQERYDRFIKDPAWVAITSASHDQKALDSLSLKDDRGISGNHSPFAEALFDGLRGRADLFPPPKDGQPSGDGVITATELFLYVRDRVEPDSAEQRHRQTPGMWPLAKHDKGEFIFLVPGHELNLPPAPELNRENNPYCGLESFDEEHRNLFFGREKLIKKLYNFVEKHPLTVVLGASGTGKSSLVKAGLIPRWRNANSTVEAKSRAITASEGGGETDNSSVVTVIGPLRPGESPLTSLARALLLIDENISNRQSTDKEKQRDDILRIQKMTEGLRQNVGKFADLVTIWSSANPHKKLLLVVDQFEELVTMSDEDERSLFLAQLEGAIAAHPEALRVAIAVRLDFEAQFLDSALKAYWIDARFIVPPMTQDELRQAIEGPASERVLYFEPSSLTDQLINEVVQMPGALPLLSFTLSELYIKYLESRRNNRALSESDYKQLGGVAGSLTQRATAEYDQLVQLDSAYHDTVRRVMLRMVAVEGGELARRRVARSELLYTDASENQRVSEIIRRFSEARLLVGGQETGGEAYVEPAHDAIARGWDKLQRWKNQEQETLTLQRLLTPVAKEWINNKQVGFLWDNNPRLDLLEQVLTSDDNWLNQYESEFIKRSIQRRRNNRLRVIAAVSTFVTVVSLAAIIALIQRNRAIENQIDALASLSESQLLSNQQLDALLAGMKAGKQLKTAMNISGDVAVETVGSLQQAIDNGKENNRLEGHGDRVQAVKYSPDGKTIATASSDKTIKLWSADGRLLQTLTGNERSVNDLSFSPDGKLLAAASSDGIVKLWNIDGKLIKTFTGDSEKVNSISFSPDGKMLATASDDKTIKLWNLDGSLIKTLTGHTERVTRISWSSDSKNIASVSEDKTLKLWSINSNKSQICKGHTDYIMDVSFSPDGKILATASLDKTVKIWQPDCKIIANFTEQEKGAISVSFSADGKMLASGSDDYTARVWSLESGGVGAILLNQFKGHGDQVTSVNFSPDGKNLATASADKTVKIWRLDGDIPLRNDGFIESVNFNPDGKTFASASADGQVKLWRTDKTLLKTIKLDSSNKVSSISFSPNGKILAAGSYDKTVTLWNAADGTQLKNLAAHNEGVTSVAFSPNGNILASGSDDKTIKLWNIADGKMLKNITEHSDGITSLAFSSDGKFLASGSNDKTVKLFNSDGTLVKTLEGHSQAVQAVAWHPNSKILASASADNTIKFWDADSGKEIRTLTGHQNAVVSVSFSPDGKILASGSADNTIKLWNATDRTLIKTLIGHQGQVKSMGFSPDGKILISGSYDQTISLSSLDLDDLLRRGCDRLQDYLTNNVNLKESDRNICK; from the coding sequence ATGGAATTTAAACGCTCTCTCGCGATCGTCATTGGCATCAACGATTACCAAAATGGCATTTCTCCCCTGAGAACGGCTACTAACGATGCCAAAGAACTCGCTCGCATCCTTAAAGAAGATCATAATTATGATGTAAAATTATTATTAGATACGGAAGTTACCCGCGAAAAACTGCAAATATTACTATTAGAAACCCTACCCAAAGAAGTAGGAGAAAACGATCGCATTCTATTCTACTTTGCCGGACACGGCATCGCTCTTGATAACGATGACGGCCCGGCCGGATACGTGATCCCGCAAGACGCACAACCCGGTGATAGCAGCACTTTTGTACCAATGCAGCAGGTACACGATGCGATCGCATCCCTCCCCTGTCGCCACCTCCTCGCCATCCTTGACTGTTGCTTCGCCGGGGCCTTCCGCTGGGCCGCCACCCGCGATCTCCTCGCGCACCCCGAAGTCATCCACCAAGAACGTTACGATCGCTTCATCAAAGACCCCGCATGGGTTGCGATTACCTCCGCATCCCACGACCAAAAAGCCTTAGACAGCTTATCCCTAAAAGACGATCGCGGCATCAGCGGCAACCATTCCCCCTTCGCAGAAGCTTTATTTGACGGACTCAGAGGCCGCGCCGACTTGTTCCCGCCGCCAAAAGACGGTCAACCTAGCGGTGATGGGGTCATCACTGCTACTGAACTTTTTTTATACGTGCGCGATCGCGTCGAACCCGACTCAGCAGAACAACGCCACCGCCAAACTCCCGGAATGTGGCCGTTAGCAAAACACGATAAAGGCGAATTTATCTTCTTAGTTCCCGGTCACGAACTTAACTTACCGCCGGCACCAGAACTCAATCGAGAAAATAATCCCTATTGCGGTTTAGAATCTTTTGATGAAGAACACAGAAATCTATTTTTTGGACGCGAAAAGTTAATCAAAAAGTTGTATAATTTTGTCGAAAAACATCCCTTAACTGTGGTTTTAGGCGCGTCAGGAACGGGTAAATCTAGTTTGGTTAAAGCGGGATTAATCCCTCGCTGGCGAAACGCTAATTCAACGGTAGAAGCTAAAAGTAGGGCAATAACCGCATCTGAAGGTGGGGGAGAAACTGACAATTCATCCGTTGTTACAGTTATCGGGCCTTTACGACCGGGGGAATCTCCTTTAACCTCGTTAGCTAGAGCGCTTTTGTTAATAGATGAAAATATATCTAACCGCCAAAGTACAGATAAGGAAAAGCAGAGAGATGATATTCTGCGGATTCAGAAAATGACCGAAGGATTGCGGCAAAATGTTGGTAAGTTTGCCGATTTAGTTACTATTTGGAGTAGCGCTAATCCTCATAAAAAATTGCTGTTAGTGGTTGACCAATTTGAGGAATTGGTAACAATGTCTGATGAAGACGAGCGATCGCTATTTTTGGCGCAACTTGAAGGCGCGATCGCAGCGCACCCAGAAGCACTCAGGGTTGCGATCGCTGTTCGCCTCGATTTTGAAGCTCAATTCCTTGATTCTGCTCTCAAAGCTTACTGGATAGACGCTCGGTTTATTGTACCGCCGATGACTCAGGACGAGTTACGGCAAGCGATCGAGGGCCCTGCGTCGGAAAGAGTATTATACTTTGAGCCATCCAGCCTCACAGACCAATTGATTAATGAAGTCGTGCAGATGCCGGGAGCTTTGCCGCTGCTATCATTTACCTTAAGTGAGCTTTATATAAAGTATTTAGAAAGTCGGCGCAATAATCGGGCATTAAGTGAGAGCGATTACAAACAATTGGGCGGCGTGGCGGGTTCTCTCACACAGAGAGCTACCGCTGAATATGACCAACTGGTGCAACTTGACAGCGCTTATCACGACACAGTAAGGCGCGTAATGCTGCGGATGGTGGCGGTTGAAGGTGGGGAATTGGCGCGGCGGCGGGTGGCGCGATCGGAGTTACTTTATACAGATGCAAGTGAGAATCAGCGAGTAAGTGAGATAATTCGGCGCTTTTCGGAAGCGCGGTTGCTGGTTGGGGGACAGGAAACTGGCGGTGAGGCTTATGTTGAGCCTGCTCACGATGCGATCGCGCGCGGGTGGGATAAGTTACAACGGTGGAAAAACCAGGAACAGGAAACTTTGACGCTACAACGCTTACTAACCCCTGTCGCTAAGGAATGGATTAATAATAAACAAGTTGGTTTTCTTTGGGATAACAATCCGCGTCTTGACTTGCTAGAACAGGTATTAACATCTGATGATAACTGGCTCAATCAATACGAATCAGAATTTATTAAACGTAGCATTCAACGCAGGCGAAATAATCGTTTGCGCGTTATTGCTGCTGTTAGTACATTTGTAACTGTTGTCAGTTTAGCTGCAATTATTGCTTTGATTCAGCGCAACCGGGCGATAGAAAATCAGATCGATGCTTTAGCTTCTTTGTCTGAATCTCAGTTACTTTCTAATCAACAGCTTGATGCACTTTTAGCGGGAATGAAGGCGGGTAAGCAATTAAAAACAGCCATGAATATCAGCGGTGATGTGGCTGTGGAAACTGTAGGCAGTTTACAGCAAGCTATTGATAATGGGAAGGAAAATAATCGCTTAGAAGGGCATGGCGATCGCGTGCAAGCGGTAAAATATAGTCCAGATGGGAAAACCATAGCAACTGCAAGTTCTGACAAAACCATAAAACTTTGGAGTGCCGATGGTCGTCTTCTCCAAACTTTAACAGGCAATGAAAGAAGTGTAAACGATCTTAGTTTTAGTCCCGATGGCAAGCTGTTAGCTGCTGCAAGTTCGGATGGCATAGTTAAGCTTTGGAATATTGACGGCAAGCTTATTAAAACTTTCACCGGAGATAGTGAAAAAGTAAACAGCATTAGTTTTAGTCCCGATGGTAAAATGTTAGCAACTGCCAGCGATGACAAAACTATAAAACTTTGGAATTTAGATGGTAGCTTAATCAAAACTTTGACAGGTCATACTGAAAGGGTAACTCGTATCAGTTGGAGTTCAGACAGCAAAAATATAGCATCCGTAAGTGAAGATAAAACCTTAAAATTATGGAGCATAAATAGCAATAAATCGCAAATTTGTAAAGGACATACTGATTATATTATGGATGTCAGCTTTAGTCCTGATGGTAAAATATTGGCAACGGCAAGCCTGGACAAAACTGTAAAAATCTGGCAACCTGATTGCAAAATTATTGCCAACTTTACAGAACAAGAAAAAGGAGCAATTAGTGTTAGCTTTAGTGCCGATGGTAAGATGTTAGCTTCTGGCAGCGATGACTATACAGCGAGAGTTTGGAGTTTAGAATCAGGCGGGGTAGGCGCAATTTTGCTTAATCAATTTAAGGGACATGGCGATCAGGTGACGAGTGTTAATTTTAGTCCAGATGGGAAGAATTTAGCAACAGCTAGCGCTGATAAAACTGTAAAAATTTGGCGGTTAGATGGTGATATTCCGCTGCGAAATGACGGTTTTATTGAGAGTGTAAATTTTAATCCTGATGGTAAAACTTTTGCTTCTGCTAGTGCCGATGGACAGGTGAAATTATGGCGCACTGATAAAACTCTTTTAAAGACGATAAAATTAGATAGTAGTAATAAGGTTTCATCTATTAGTTTTAGTCCCAATGGTAAGATTTTAGCGGCTGGCAGTTATGACAAAACAGTGACACTTTGGAATGCAGCAGATGGAACACAGCTTAAAAATTTAGCAGCACATAACGAAGGCGTGACAAGTGTAGCCTTTAGTCCAAATGGTAATATTTTAGCTTCTGGCAGCGATGATAAGACAATTAAATTGTGGAATATAGCTGATGGAAAAATGCTAAAAAATATTACTGAACATAGCGATGGCATAACAAGTTTAGCTTTCAGTTCTGATGGCAAGTTTTTAGCTTCTGGTAGCAACGATAAAACAGTTAAATTGTTTAACTCTGACGGCACTTTAGTTAAAACTTTAGAAGGTCATTCTCAGGCTGTACAGGCTGTAGCTTGGCATCCTAACAGCAAAATTTTAGCTTCTGCAAGTGCGGATAATACTATTAAGTTTTGGGATGCGGATTCTGGTAAGGAAATTCGGACTTTAACGGGACATCAAAATGCAGTAGTAAGTGTTAGTTTTAGTCCTGATGGAAAGATTTTGGCTTCGGGAAGTGCTGATAATACTATTAAGTTGTGGAATGCTACAGATCGTACGCTGATTAAAACTTTAATTGGCCATCAGGGACAAGTTAAAAGTATGGGTTTTAGTCCAGATGGGAAAATATTAATTAGCGGTAGCTATGACCAAACTATTAGTTTATCGAGTTTAGATTTAGATGATTTGTTGCGGCGGGGGTGCGATCGCCTCCAAGATTATCTCACAAATAATGTAAATCTAAAGGAGAGCGATCGCAACATTTGCAAATAG
- a CDS encoding FecR family protein gives MDTKPMLLRFSFFLLAASAVWAGFSQHLTAIEAASAIGPNQLSPSGMETEGSAIATSQSQIIAQQGQVKQGEVYKLMNGGATRTRQSSAVRAKTNPRTDLIPRDILTTDTTAKAEILFKQQDTIVRLGESTSFVFPEGLREYQLNNGTIVSMIRPGKGGGTVKTPQASVIARGTGMYIQQCSDRKVALFAILTNNNAEVEPTRVVNGRGDRVSLRAGQLVRVVDGTIQSVQTFNLRSFYQNNPMGAGLGPNQENVVNESPTDVQPVFREVRQETIAAVNSQSEGSFDFPNGIPNVCGNGQAPVRGLW, from the coding sequence ATGGATACCAAGCCAATGCTTTTACGTTTTTCGTTTTTTTTACTTGCTGCGTCTGCGGTTTGGGCTGGTTTTTCCCAGCATTTAACTGCCATTGAAGCAGCTTCGGCTATTGGGCCAAATCAACTTTCTCCTAGCGGAATGGAAACAGAGGGGAGTGCGATCGCAACTTCTCAAAGTCAGATAATTGCCCAGCAAGGACAAGTTAAACAAGGGGAAGTATACAAACTGATGAACGGCGGCGCGACGCGCACCCGCCAATCATCGGCGGTTCGTGCGAAGACGAACCCCAGAACCGACTTAATCCCTCGCGATATTCTCACAACCGATACTACTGCCAAAGCTGAAATCTTGTTCAAACAGCAAGATACAATCGTGAGATTGGGAGAATCTACGAGTTTTGTGTTCCCTGAAGGCTTGCGGGAATACCAGCTCAATAACGGTACAATTGTGAGTATGATTCGTCCCGGAAAAGGCGGCGGGACTGTGAAAACGCCCCAGGCATCAGTGATAGCAAGGGGTACGGGGATGTATATTCAGCAGTGTTCGGATCGAAAAGTTGCTTTGTTTGCCATTCTCACAAATAATAATGCCGAGGTTGAACCTACGCGGGTGGTGAATGGAAGAGGCGATCGCGTTTCTTTGCGGGCCGGGCAATTAGTGAGAGTCGTTGATGGTACAATCCAATCAGTTCAAACTTTTAACTTGCGATCGTTTTACCAAAATAATCCTATGGGTGCAGGTTTAGGCCCGAATCAGGAAAACGTTGTGAATGAATCACCTACTGATGTTCAGCCGGTGTTCAGAGAGGTTCGCCAAGAAACGATCGCAGCGGTGAACAGTCAATCTGAAGGGAGTTTCGATTTTCCCAATGGCATACCTAATGTTTGCGGGAATGGACAAGCGCCTGTGAGAGGTCTTTGGTAA